A window of Exiguobacterium sp. FSL W8-0210 contains these coding sequences:
- a CDS encoding endonuclease/exonuclease/phosphatase family protein, protein MRLLTLNCHSWQEEQPLEKLNQIVQQILAQDYDVIALQEVSQLMDTPIVYDDVRNDNFAYLIQQALKEQGQTYSLVWDFAHIGYDKYEEGLALLTKHPILKSDSYYVSRSQDTFDWKSRKIVRATIQVDGTPITFNTCHLGWWADEVEPFQEQFNHLMARMDPLEWTFFLGDFNNDALERNTGYDYMMQRGLHDVFLLAKETVGIETINGNIDGWEDNQQGLRIDLVLSNRKIDVERVGVVFDGIHGPVVSDHYGVEVDIQIQKNEY, encoded by the coding sequence ATGCGTCTACTCACACTAAATTGTCATTCGTGGCAGGAAGAACAGCCACTCGAAAAATTAAACCAGATCGTTCAACAAATTCTCGCTCAAGATTATGATGTCATCGCACTGCAAGAAGTGAGTCAATTGATGGATACACCCATCGTCTATGACGATGTGCGCAACGATAATTTTGCCTATTTGATCCAGCAAGCGTTAAAAGAACAAGGTCAAACCTACTCCCTCGTCTGGGATTTTGCTCATATCGGCTATGATAAGTATGAAGAAGGACTCGCTCTTTTGACGAAACATCCAATCTTAAAATCGGACAGTTATTATGTTAGTCGTAGTCAAGATACATTCGATTGGAAATCACGAAAAATCGTCCGTGCGACGATCCAAGTCGACGGTACACCGATTACGTTCAATACATGTCATCTTGGCTGGTGGGCAGATGAAGTCGAACCGTTCCAGGAACAATTCAATCATTTGATGGCTCGGATGGATCCACTCGAATGGACATTCTTCCTCGGTGATTTCAACAACGATGCCTTAGAACGAAATACAGGTTATGACTATATGATGCAACGGGGATTGCACGATGTCTTCCTGCTAGCTAAGGAAACAGTCGGAATTGAGACGATCAATGGCAACATCGATGGATGGGAAGACAATCAACAAGGATTGCGGATTGATCTCGTCTTATCGAATCGGAAAATTGACGTTGAACGCGTCGGTGTCGTGTTTGATGGGATTCACGGTCCCGTCGTTTCCGATCACTACGGGGTTGAGGTCGATATTCAGATTCAAAAAAATGAATATTAA
- a CDS encoding sucrose-specific PTS transporter subunit IIBC — MDYQQTAKRVLELVGGRENIITAAHCATRLRLVLHDESKVDQAALEDLDGVSGAFSSSGQYQIIFGTGTVNKVFAAFAPLAGVKVDGEEPLDVKKAASQKLNPFARLARSLSNVFVPLIPAIVAAGLLMGLLGMIKAFGWVEGNSPIVQLLDMFSSSAFIILPILIGFSAAREFGANPYLGAVIGGIMTHPSLLNPWTLGNSDPEVMKFLGMNIELIGYQGTVFPVLLTVWVMAKIEQQVRKRTPETLDLLVTPFVTVLVTGFLALIVIGPIGTLLGKGISFVLVFFYEQFSVVAGLLFGGLYSTIVITGMHHSFHAIEAGLLADKSIGKNFLLPIWSMANVAQGGAGLAVYFLTKNVKLKALALPSAFSAFLGITEPVIYGVNLRLGKPFIGGAIGGAIGGGYVVLTQVAANAYGLTGIPMIAIVAPLGATNLINYLVGFVIAVVTAFVSTVVLMRLDARKQKETDIAA, encoded by the coding sequence ATGGATTATCAACAAACTGCTAAACGTGTGCTCGAACTCGTCGGCGGACGTGAGAACATCATCACTGCCGCTCACTGTGCGACACGCTTACGCCTTGTCTTGCATGACGAATCAAAGGTCGATCAAGCGGCACTTGAAGATTTGGATGGTGTAAGTGGTGCCTTCTCGAGCTCTGGTCAATATCAAATCATCTTCGGGACCGGTACCGTTAATAAGGTATTCGCTGCGTTTGCACCACTCGCTGGTGTGAAAGTCGATGGAGAAGAGCCACTCGACGTTAAAAAGGCTGCATCGCAAAAATTAAACCCGTTCGCCCGTCTTGCCCGTTCGCTCTCGAACGTCTTCGTTCCACTCATTCCGGCAATCGTCGCAGCTGGTCTCTTGATGGGATTACTCGGTATGATCAAGGCATTCGGTTGGGTCGAGGGCAATTCGCCGATCGTTCAACTACTTGATATGTTCTCGTCTTCAGCCTTCATCATCTTACCGATTCTGATCGGTTTCTCGGCAGCTCGTGAATTCGGTGCAAATCCGTATCTCGGTGCCGTCATCGGGGGAATCATGACACACCCGTCCCTCTTGAATCCATGGACACTTGGGAACAGTGATCCTGAAGTCATGAAATTCCTCGGAATGAACATCGAGTTAATCGGATACCAAGGAACGGTCTTCCCGGTTCTCTTAACTGTCTGGGTCATGGCAAAGATTGAACAACAAGTCCGGAAACGAACACCCGAGACGCTCGACTTACTCGTCACACCATTCGTTACGGTCCTCGTCACTGGTTTCCTGGCGTTGATCGTCATCGGTCCAATCGGAACGTTGCTCGGGAAAGGAATCTCATTCGTACTCGTCTTCTTCTACGAACAGTTCTCAGTCGTCGCTGGTCTCCTCTTTGGTGGACTTTACTCGACGATCGTCATCACTGGGATGCATCACAGTTTCCATGCAATCGAAGCAGGGTTACTTGCCGATAAAAGTATCGGAAAGAACTTCCTTTTACCGATCTGGTCGATGGCGAACGTCGCTCAAGGCGGTGCCGGACTTGCCGTCTACTTCTTGACAAAGAACGTCAAACTCAAAGCACTTGCCCTACCGTCTGCGTTCTCAGCCTTTCTCGGTATCACGGAACCTGTCATCTACGGCGTCAACTTACGTCTTGGAAAACCATTCATCGGCGGTGCAATCGGTGGTGCGATTGGTGGCGGTTATGTCGTCTTGACGCAAGTCGCGGCGAACGCCTACGGACTAACTGGAATCCCGATGATCGCGATCGTCGCCCCGCTCGGTGCAACGAATTTGATCAACTACCTCGTTGGATTCGTGATTGCGGTCGTCACTGCTTTTGTTTCGACTGTCGTCTTGATGCGTCTTGATGCACGTAAACAAAAAGAAACAGACATTGCTGCTTAA
- a CDS encoding PRD domain-containing protein produces the protein MLNNNAVVVKENGQERIVMGPGIAFGKKKKDPIQATKIEKMFIPSFENAEQFKEILTTTPLEIIDLSERIISHAEGELQTPFHDYIHVSLTDHLAHAVRLAREQLVVHNRLAEEIRLLYGPEYAIGEWAVLEIERALQVTLPKEEAANIALHLYNARQTHPNMATALQTVTLLNELREQIEVFFGQTIETSSMTYYRFFTHMKLVLARIEQGETLHDMDDVILSAVKTRYAEAYACASQMGNWLTVELDTRVPESEIGYMALHIERIRPDLERSSTYENL, from the coding sequence ATCCTCAACAACAATGCAGTTGTCGTTAAAGAAAATGGACAAGAACGCATCGTCATGGGACCCGGTATCGCCTTTGGAAAAAAGAAAAAAGATCCGATCCAAGCGACGAAGATCGAAAAAATGTTCATCCCTTCGTTTGAAAATGCGGAACAGTTCAAAGAGATTCTGACGACGACACCACTCGAGATCATCGACTTATCCGAACGCATCATCTCGCATGCAGAAGGTGAACTTCAGACGCCGTTTCATGACTATATTCATGTCAGTCTGACGGATCACCTCGCTCATGCCGTACGGCTAGCACGTGAACAACTCGTCGTGCATAATCGACTAGCGGAAGAGATTCGTCTTTTATATGGACCGGAGTATGCGATCGGAGAATGGGCAGTCCTTGAAATCGAACGCGCGTTACAGGTCACCCTCCCTAAAGAAGAAGCAGCGAACATCGCGCTTCACTTATATAATGCACGCCAGACTCATCCGAACATGGCAACTGCTTTGCAGACGGTGACGTTACTCAATGAACTGCGCGAACAGATTGAAGTCTTTTTTGGACAAACGATCGAGACCTCATCGATGACGTATTATCGTTTCTTCACGCATATGAAATTGGTCCTCGCCCGAATTGAACAAGGAGAAACCTTACACGACATGGATGATGTGATTTTATCTGCCGTCAAAACACGTTATGCTGAGGCTTATGCCTGTGCGAGTCAAATGGGCAATTGGTTGACTGTCGAACTCGATACACGTGTACCTGAATCAGAAATCGGCTATATGGCTTTACACATCGAACGGATTCGTCCGGATCTTGAAAGGAGTTCTACGTATGAAAATCTTTAG
- a CDS encoding carbohydrate kinase family protein, giving the protein MKIFSLGEALIDLIPLDAENMTFQKNPGGAPANVSVGLARLGADSYFLGAVGDDSMGHFLKDTLHHYGVRTDHLVHDSTQKTGLVLVTNGQDGERSFEFINAERADMQFHETHVPEDFTSVDLLHIGSISLITGESVNATRKAIARAKAHEVPVSYDPNLRESLWPNLDEARTTIRSVLPDAQIVKLAEEELTFLTGQTNLDDGAAELLAEYPIRLLAITRGSEGSILYTDRAMAVIDAITVDAIDTTGAGDAFMSGLLYQCALRDFSFDWSEDELRDIGRFAAISGGLAASVKGAMAALPTLDEVAHRLS; this is encoded by the coding sequence ATGAAAATCTTTAGTTTGGGGGAAGCATTGATTGATTTGATTCCTCTTGATGCTGAAAACATGACGTTTCAAAAAAATCCTGGAGGTGCTCCTGCCAATGTCTCTGTCGGACTCGCTCGATTAGGCGCTGATAGTTATTTTCTTGGAGCTGTCGGTGATGATTCGATGGGACACTTCTTGAAAGATACGTTACATCATTATGGTGTTCGTACCGATCATCTCGTCCACGATTCGACGCAAAAAACAGGACTTGTGCTCGTTACGAACGGTCAGGATGGAGAGCGGTCGTTCGAGTTCATCAACGCGGAGCGCGCTGATATGCAATTTCACGAAACACATGTCCCGGAGGATTTCACATCCGTCGATTTATTACACATCGGTTCGATTTCTTTAATCACTGGAGAATCCGTCAACGCGACACGAAAAGCCATCGCACGTGCAAAAGCACACGAAGTACCGGTTTCTTACGATCCGAACTTACGAGAGTCGTTATGGCCGAATCTTGACGAAGCGCGGACGACGATCCGGTCTGTCCTACCGGATGCACAAATCGTCAAACTTGCTGAGGAAGAATTGACGTTTCTAACTGGACAAACGAATCTTGATGACGGGGCTGCTGAATTGTTAGCTGAATATCCGATTCGTCTTCTTGCCATCACGCGAGGAAGTGAAGGATCGATTCTCTATACGGATCGTGCGATGGCTGTCATCGATGCGATTACGGTCGACGCAATCGATACGACAGGAGCTGGAGATGCCTTCATGTCCGGTTTACTCTACCAGTGTGCGTTACGCGATTTTTCATTTGATTGGTCTGAAGATGAACTTCGCGACATCGGTCGATTCGCAGCGATTTCAGGCGGACTTGCTGCTTCCGTCAAAGGAGCGATGGCTGCTTTGCCAACGCTCGACGAAGTCGCTCATCGCTTGAGTTGA
- a CDS encoding alpha/beta hydrolase, whose amino-acid sequence MKKWSIRIIGTIAALLALLVVAFMIWAQFDYDASTQAKSYVETDTPRQLTFGKKTSDVGFIFYQGAKVDAAAYSYYGKQLAKDGHFVVIPKLPFRIALLDSNEGLDIIEEYPQIKKWYLIGHSLGGSAASTIVEQHPKIKGIVFLASYPIDSIDVPSLTIYGGRDGVLPVADIEKSKQDVRKDAVFHEIKQGNHANFGMYGRQKGDNSSPLTSKEQQDESLDEIKRFIDTP is encoded by the coding sequence ATGAAAAAATGGAGTATACGAATCATTGGAACGATTGCTGCGCTGTTGGCACTGCTCGTAGTTGCCTTCATGATTTGGGCACAGTTCGACTATGATGCTTCTACGCAAGCGAAGTCTTACGTGGAGACAGATACACCCCGTCAACTGACATTTGGAAAGAAGACGAGTGATGTCGGATTCATCTTTTATCAAGGGGCAAAAGTCGATGCAGCGGCCTACAGTTATTACGGTAAGCAACTAGCGAAAGACGGGCACTTCGTCGTCATCCCGAAGCTACCGTTTCGGATTGCGTTGCTTGACTCAAACGAAGGACTCGATATCATCGAGGAATATCCGCAAATCAAAAAATGGTATCTGATCGGGCATTCGCTCGGTGGAAGCGCAGCTTCAACGATCGTTGAACAACATCCAAAAATTAAGGGGATCGTTTTCCTCGCGTCCTATCCGATTGATTCGATTGATGTGCCCTCGTTGACGATTTATGGGGGACGAGATGGTGTCTTACCAGTCGCTGATATCGAAAAAAGTAAACAGGACGTTCGAAAAGATGCGGTATTCCATGAAATCAAGCAAGGGAACCACGCGAACTTTGGTATGTACGGTCGACAAAAAGGGGACAATAGCAGCCCATTAACGTCAAAAGAACAACAGGATGAGTCATTAGATGAAATCAAACGATTTATCGATACACCTTAA
- a CDS encoding purine/pyrimidine permease, whose protein sequence is MSTIQWFLFIICTNIAPPLAIAASFELSGAETLSFLSRCLFVFAILSLFQVLLGHRLPIMEGPAGIWWGVFALYSSIGVTLYGSYSNTLQSLGFLLLLSGIICIVLTMTGVLRRLVPLFTPQVIGVYMLLLSAQLSGSVMKGLLNIEDGRIQVLPAVISILTVLISLYLERSDRLRQYALLITLLVGWSMFALIGRAEMPSFDGPLFTLPSLLPFGGIHVDWSLLPTALIISLLLMTNVLANIKVIERIISAKRGETVKGQVGTAGITAGIGQLFAGLFGTVGPVAISGTAGFIASTDNTDRKAFVYANITCLFLSIVTPFVGLIAKIPVAVGYAMVAPIVAGMAIIGVTEAARDLNRQTAMITVGLPVLVGIGALLLPKGATADLPPLVTTLMSNGLVLGTLVALLAEGLRHIRTND, encoded by the coding sequence GTGTCTACGATTCAATGGTTTTTATTCATCATCTGTACTAACATTGCCCCGCCCCTTGCCATCGCAGCATCGTTTGAACTCTCGGGTGCCGAGACGCTTTCCTTCTTATCTCGTTGTCTATTCGTATTTGCCATCTTAAGTCTCTTTCAAGTCCTGCTCGGACACCGTCTACCAATCATGGAAGGTCCTGCTGGAATTTGGTGGGGTGTATTTGCCCTTTATTCGTCGATTGGTGTCACATTGTACGGCAGTTATTCAAACACGTTACAGTCGCTTGGATTCTTACTCCTACTCAGCGGTATCATCTGTATCGTCTTGACGATGACAGGTGTCTTACGGCGCTTAGTCCCTCTTTTTACACCGCAAGTCATCGGTGTCTACATGCTGTTGCTGTCGGCACAGCTGTCCGGATCCGTCATGAAAGGATTGCTCAATATCGAGGATGGACGAATTCAAGTATTACCTGCCGTCATCTCGATTCTGACGGTCTTGATCTCGCTTTATTTAGAACGAAGCGATCGCTTACGCCAGTACGCTTTATTAATCACGTTACTCGTCGGTTGGAGCATGTTTGCATTGATCGGTCGTGCCGAGATGCCAAGCTTCGACGGTCCACTGTTCACTTTACCGAGCTTGTTGCCGTTCGGCGGTATTCATGTCGACTGGAGCTTATTACCGACAGCTCTCATCATCTCGTTGTTGTTAATGACGAACGTCTTAGCAAACATTAAAGTCATTGAACGAATCATCAGTGCCAAGCGTGGTGAAACCGTTAAAGGACAAGTCGGAACAGCTGGTATCACGGCTGGTATCGGACAACTCTTCGCTGGTTTGTTCGGTACAGTCGGTCCTGTCGCCATTTCCGGAACGGCTGGTTTTATTGCCTCAACAGATAACACGGACCGCAAAGCGTTCGTCTATGCGAACATCACGTGCCTTTTCCTCAGTATCGTGACACCATTCGTCGGTTTGATCGCTAAAATCCCCGTCGCTGTCGGTTATGCGATGGTCGCACCGATTGTTGCCGGGATGGCGATCATCGGCGTCACGGAAGCAGCCCGCGACTTGAATCGTCAAACGGCGATGATCACGGTCGGTCTCCCGGTCCTCGTCGGCATCGGTGCGTTGTTACTACCGAAAGGGGCAACGGCCGATTTACCGCCACTCGTGACGACCCTGATGTCAAACGGTCTCGTCCTCGGAACATTGGTCGCCTTGCTCGCAGAAGGGTTACGCCATATCCGGACGAATGATTAA